A single region of the Buteo buteo chromosome 18, bButBut1.hap1.1, whole genome shotgun sequence genome encodes:
- the GPR83 gene encoding G-protein coupled receptor 83 isoform X1 → MLSCFVWLALPGLVNAFVTPGKLPLNGSLEKTFVIPNISGFFSWDNDSLADWQSFVGRSRYGAESQSITVKALLVTAYSFIIVFSLFGNVLVCHVVVKIKRVHSATSLFIVNLAVADIMITLLNTPFTLARFVNSTWIFGKGMCHVSRFAQYCSLHVSALTLTAIAVDRHQVIMHPLKPRISTAKGVIYISIIWIMATCFSLPHAIYQKLFTFEYSEEVTRCLCLPDFPEPADLFWKYLDLTTFVLLYVLPLLIISAAYVTVAKKLWRRNVIGDVTTEQYFALRKKNRKTIKMLMLVVILFAVCWFPLNCYVILLSSQTIHTNNALYFAFHWLAMSSTCYNPFIYCWLNDSFRSELKALLNLCRKTPRPAEQRLASTIPSYRPAWPENGNFQRLQASHVLPSASNIQSGKTDISAVEPVVAVS, encoded by the exons ATGTTGTCCTGTTTTGTCTGGCTCGCTCTCCCTGGCCTGGTTAACGCCTTTGTGACCCCAGGAAAGTTGCCCCTCAAcgggagcctggagaagacTTTTGTAATCCCGAACATCTCGGGTTTCTTTTCTTGGGATAATGACAGCCTGGCTGACTGGCAGAGCTTTGTGGGCAGGAGCCGGTACGGAGCGGAGTCGCAGAGCATCACGGTGAAAGCCCTGCTCGTCACGGCGTACTCCTTCATCATTGTCTTCTCCCTCTTCGGCAACGTCCTGGTCTGTCACGTTGTCGTCAAGATCAAGCGCGTGCACTCCGCCACCAGCTTGTTCATTGTGAACCTGGCTGTAGCCGATATCATGATCACGCTCCTCAACACGCCTTTTACACTG GCTCGTTTCGTGAACAGTACCTGGATATTCGGGAAGGGGATGTGCCATGTCAGTAGGTTTGCGCAGTACTGTTCCCTCCACGTCTCTGCCTTGACCCTCACAGCCATTGCTGTGGACAGGCACCAG GTTATAATGCACCCTCTGAAACCTCGCATATCTACTGCAAAAGGTGTTATCTACATCTCTATAATCTGGATCATGGCAACTTGTTTCTCCCTACCACATGCTATTTACCAAAAACTCTTTACCTTTGAATACAG CGAGGAGGTTACCCGGTGCCTATGTCTGCCGGATTTCCCTGAGCCTGCTGACCTCTTTTGGAAGTACCTCGACTTAACCACCTTCGTTTTGCTCTATGTCCTGCCCCTTCTGATCATCTCTGCCGCCTACGTGACAGTGGCCAAGAAACTCTGGCGGCGCAACGTCATCGGGGACGTCACCACTGAGCAGTACTTTGCCCTTCGCAAAAAGAATAGGAAGACCATAAAGATGCTGATGCTTGTCGTCATCCTCTTCGCAGTCTGCTGGTTCCCCTTGAATTGCTACGTCATCCTCCTCTCCAGCCAGACCATCCACACCAACAACGCCCTGTACTTCGCCTTTCACTGGTTGGCAATGAGCAGCACCTGCTACAACCCCTTCATCTACTGCTGGCTCAATGACAGCTTCCGATCAGAACTGAAGGCTTTGCTCAACTTGTGCAGAAAAACTCCCAGGCCCGCAGAACAGAGGCTTGCCTCCACGATCCCATCCTACCGACCCGCTTGGCCAGAAAATGGCAACTTCCAGAGGTTGCAGGCCTCCCATGTCCTTCCATCAGCCTCCAACATCCAGTCAGGAAAGACAGACATCTCTGCAGTTGAGCCGGTAGTAGCGGTGAGCTAA
- the GPR83 gene encoding G-protein coupled receptor 83 isoform X2, with amino-acid sequence MLSCFVWLALPGLVNAFVTPGKLPLNGSLEKTFVIPNISGFFSWDNDSLADWQSFVGRSRYGAESQSITVKALLVTAYSFIIVFSLFGNVLVCHVVVKIKRVHSATSLFIVNLAVADIMITLLNTPFTLVIMHPLKPRISTAKGVIYISIIWIMATCFSLPHAIYQKLFTFEYSEEVTRCLCLPDFPEPADLFWKYLDLTTFVLLYVLPLLIISAAYVTVAKKLWRRNVIGDVTTEQYFALRKKNRKTIKMLMLVVILFAVCWFPLNCYVILLSSQTIHTNNALYFAFHWLAMSSTCYNPFIYCWLNDSFRSELKALLNLCRKTPRPAEQRLASTIPSYRPAWPENGNFQRLQASHVLPSASNIQSGKTDISAVEPVVAVS; translated from the exons ATGTTGTCCTGTTTTGTCTGGCTCGCTCTCCCTGGCCTGGTTAACGCCTTTGTGACCCCAGGAAAGTTGCCCCTCAAcgggagcctggagaagacTTTTGTAATCCCGAACATCTCGGGTTTCTTTTCTTGGGATAATGACAGCCTGGCTGACTGGCAGAGCTTTGTGGGCAGGAGCCGGTACGGAGCGGAGTCGCAGAGCATCACGGTGAAAGCCCTGCTCGTCACGGCGTACTCCTTCATCATTGTCTTCTCCCTCTTCGGCAACGTCCTGGTCTGTCACGTTGTCGTCAAGATCAAGCGCGTGCACTCCGCCACCAGCTTGTTCATTGTGAACCTGGCTGTAGCCGATATCATGATCACGCTCCTCAACACGCCTTTTACACTG GTTATAATGCACCCTCTGAAACCTCGCATATCTACTGCAAAAGGTGTTATCTACATCTCTATAATCTGGATCATGGCAACTTGTTTCTCCCTACCACATGCTATTTACCAAAAACTCTTTACCTTTGAATACAG CGAGGAGGTTACCCGGTGCCTATGTCTGCCGGATTTCCCTGAGCCTGCTGACCTCTTTTGGAAGTACCTCGACTTAACCACCTTCGTTTTGCTCTATGTCCTGCCCCTTCTGATCATCTCTGCCGCCTACGTGACAGTGGCCAAGAAACTCTGGCGGCGCAACGTCATCGGGGACGTCACCACTGAGCAGTACTTTGCCCTTCGCAAAAAGAATAGGAAGACCATAAAGATGCTGATGCTTGTCGTCATCCTCTTCGCAGTCTGCTGGTTCCCCTTGAATTGCTACGTCATCCTCCTCTCCAGCCAGACCATCCACACCAACAACGCCCTGTACTTCGCCTTTCACTGGTTGGCAATGAGCAGCACCTGCTACAACCCCTTCATCTACTGCTGGCTCAATGACAGCTTCCGATCAGAACTGAAGGCTTTGCTCAACTTGTGCAGAAAAACTCCCAGGCCCGCAGAACAGAGGCTTGCCTCCACGATCCCATCCTACCGACCCGCTTGGCCAGAAAATGGCAACTTCCAGAGGTTGCAGGCCTCCCATGTCCTTCCATCAGCCTCCAACATCCAGTCAGGAAAGACAGACATCTCTGCAGTTGAGCCGGTAGTAGCGGTGAGCTAA